In Candidatus Endomicrobium procryptotermitis, a genomic segment contains:
- a CDS encoding efflux RND transporter permease subunit, whose translation MSMLRLSVDRPVTTIMLFLSIGLLGLISYTRIPQELFPSMEYPQITIVTKYEGAGPEESEKLISKMVEETAGTVKNIKRVSSNSKEGVSIVTCEFRWGTNMDFAAMDVREKIDLIKEALPRDAFEPVVLKYNPTQVEAMMLSVSYKSGSSSALRMADLRLFAKRNLKDELERLEGVAKVELRGGEEKEILIEIDKGRLLANQVSITEIITSLQNANITYPAGTIKEEKHEYLVKTVGEFQDIDDIAGLSFSKIDYNIQQNMSTKRVRNQQQETGDKIVFLKDVADVKESLKDRKGYSRYGIGNDIAENISVSIYQQSGSNLINLSNNVQKKLKDIREAGKVPEDVDIKITSDQSDFIKESLANLYSSGIQGILLSFILLYFFMRSFMASTIINVAIPVALCSTLSLMYFNDISINTMSLGGLTVGIGMVVDNSNMVLENILMQYHKFKAGDKKESIYAATKSLLAPVLSSTFTSVAIFIPFVFVAGMIGQLFKQLALTITFSLMSSIFAAMFLVPRLALSSDLSKQSITSGMAVINKYFTPIFKMALDWRKGKVFLFILVYIFIGVFCFMFIPKEFMPKVDERRFVLNLTMHPDTPLEITNATSKRIEKLISNYPEVRDISISVGSTGENSGVAAIESLSTYQARIIGRLHKEGMSTNELVANLSNEIKRWGVSGMDTEFLTQQGLFGSGVGAASGLMIEIRGKDLKLLKKSADEIRNTMNNMPQFYGIKLDPPDEVPELRLTIDRERASLFGLSTQDISAMTLAAIKGFVATKLKMKDEEMDIRVRMRPEDRDRLEKVMEMTAYSPWGMTIQIKQISQAKFVKTLPAIKRIEGERTYLLSANIRGNFTKAVAEIEEVLNDKYNNDDIHCVISGEMLAMTEALSQISFALVLGVIIIFMILASEFESLYQPIIVMTAVPLGVIGALFSLMVTMQSINSISMLGFIMLVGNVINISILLVDRFNLMMEKEISKNNGKKPDIFTIKKNVLETTINHIRPITMTTLTTITGMLPLAIGFGGKESTNQPMAIAVVGGLSFALILALIFVPYVYLATKGMKNTEDDELFMWNDDNPQT comes from the coding sequence ATGAGCATGTTAAGGCTTTCCGTAGACAGACCGGTAACGACAATAATGTTATTTTTATCAATAGGGTTGCTTGGTTTGATTTCATATACAAGAATACCGCAGGAACTGTTTCCTTCGATGGAATATCCGCAGATTACTATTGTTACGAAATATGAAGGCGCCGGACCCGAAGAATCGGAAAAACTTATAAGCAAGATGGTTGAAGAAACCGCTGGGACGGTCAAAAATATAAAAAGGGTTTCTTCTAATTCTAAGGAAGGCGTTTCGATAGTAACCTGCGAATTCAGGTGGGGAACAAATATGGACTTTGCTGCTATGGATGTCCGCGAAAAAATAGATTTAATCAAAGAAGCTTTGCCCCGCGATGCGTTTGAACCTGTCGTTTTAAAATACAATCCTACGCAGGTAGAAGCGATGATGCTTTCGGTAAGTTATAAAAGCGGTTCTTCTTCCGCATTGAGAATGGCGGATCTCAGGCTGTTTGCCAAAAGAAATCTTAAAGATGAGCTTGAAAGGCTTGAAGGGGTTGCCAAAGTCGAACTGAGAGGTGGAGAAGAAAAAGAAATTTTGATAGAGATAGATAAGGGCAGACTTCTTGCTAATCAGGTTTCGATAACAGAAATTATTACTTCGCTTCAGAATGCAAATATTACCTACCCAGCAGGTACCATTAAAGAAGAAAAACATGAGTATCTTGTAAAAACCGTCGGTGAATTCCAAGACATAGACGATATAGCAGGACTTTCGTTTAGTAAAATCGATTACAATATCCAGCAGAATATGAGCACAAAAAGAGTAAGAAATCAGCAGCAGGAAACCGGCGATAAAATAGTCTTTTTAAAAGACGTGGCTGACGTTAAAGAGTCTTTAAAAGATAGAAAAGGATATTCCAGATATGGCATAGGAAATGATATTGCGGAAAATATATCTGTCAGCATTTACCAGCAGTCCGGCTCAAATTTGATTAATCTTTCAAACAACGTTCAGAAAAAGCTTAAAGACATCCGTGAGGCTGGAAAAGTGCCTGAAGATGTGGATATTAAAATTACTTCCGACCAGTCCGATTTTATTAAAGAATCTCTTGCCAACCTGTACTCAAGCGGCATACAAGGCATACTTTTATCTTTTATTCTTTTATATTTCTTTATGAGAAGCTTTATGGCTTCGACAATTATAAACGTCGCCATTCCGGTTGCTCTTTGTTCTACTTTGAGTTTGATGTATTTTAATGATATTTCTATTAATACGATGTCGCTTGGAGGACTTACCGTAGGCATAGGTATGGTTGTCGATAATTCCAACATGGTTCTTGAAAATATCCTGATGCAGTATCATAAATTTAAAGCTGGCGACAAAAAAGAATCCATATACGCTGCGACAAAAAGTCTGCTTGCACCTGTTTTGAGTTCCACGTTTACTTCGGTGGCAATATTCATACCTTTTGTGTTTGTCGCAGGGATGATAGGACAGCTTTTTAAACAGCTTGCTTTAACGATTACTTTTTCCTTGATGTCTTCGATTTTTGCTGCAATGTTTTTGGTTCCTCGACTTGCGTTGTCTTCGGATTTGAGCAAACAGTCTATCACCTCTGGAATGGCTGTTATTAATAAATATTTTACTCCCATTTTCAAGATGGCATTGGATTGGAGAAAAGGGAAAGTTTTCTTGTTTATTTTGGTATATATATTTATAGGTGTCTTCTGTTTTATGTTTATCCCGAAAGAGTTCATGCCTAAAGTCGATGAAAGAAGATTTGTTTTAAATTTAACTATGCATCCAGATACTCCGCTTGAAATAACAAACGCCACTTCAAAAAGAATAGAAAAACTTATTTCAAATTATCCGGAAGTGAGAGACATCTCCATAAGCGTAGGTTCTACAGGAGAAAATTCCGGCGTTGCGGCAATAGAATCTCTTTCAACTTATCAAGCGAGAATAATAGGCAGGCTTCACAAAGAAGGAATGTCAACAAACGAGCTTGTGGCCAATCTTTCAAATGAAATAAAAAGATGGGGAGTAAGCGGTATGGACACGGAATTTCTGACGCAGCAGGGGCTTTTTGGTTCTGGCGTCGGAGCAGCTTCCGGCCTTATGATTGAAATAAGAGGTAAAGACTTAAAGCTTCTAAAAAAATCTGCTGACGAAATAAGAAATACAATGAATAACATGCCTCAGTTTTATGGCATTAAACTTGACCCTCCAGACGAAGTACCAGAATTGAGGCTTACTATAGACAGGGAAAGAGCATCTCTCTTCGGTCTTTCAACCCAGGATATTTCTGCTATGACTCTTGCCGCAATCAAAGGCTTTGTGGCTACAAAACTTAAAATGAAAGATGAAGAAATGGACATAAGGGTGAGAATGCGTCCCGAAGACCGCGACAGACTGGAAAAAGTCATGGAAATGACAGCATACTCTCCATGGGGCATGACAATACAGATCAAACAGATTTCTCAGGCAAAATTTGTTAAAACTCTTCCTGCTATTAAAAGAATCGAAGGAGAAAGAACTTATCTTCTCTCAGCAAACATCAGAGGCAATTTTACAAAAGCTGTAGCCGAAATAGAAGAAGTATTAAACGACAAATATAATAATGATGACATTCACTGTGTCATTTCGGGAGAGATGCTTGCCATGACGGAAGCTCTGTCGCAGATTTCTTTTGCTTTAGTTTTGGGCGTCATAATAATATTTATGATTCTTGCTTCAGAATTTGAATCTCTTTATCAGCCTATAATAGTTATGACAGCGGTACCTTTGGGCGTCATCGGTGCTTTGTTTTCTTTGATGGTTACAATGCAGTCGATTAATTCGATTTCAATGCTGGGCTTTATAATGCTTGTGGGAAATGTTATAAATATATCCATTTTGCTCGTAGACAGGTTTAATTTAATGATGGAAAAGGAAATTTCAAAAAATAATGGAAAAAAACCAGATATATTTACCATTAAGAAAAATGTTCTTGAAACTACTATTAATCATATAAGACCAATCACAATGACGACTCTTACCACCATTACGGGCATGCTCCCTCTTGCGATAGGTTTTGGAGGGAAAGAGTCTACAAATCAGCCTATGGCAATAGCCGTCGTAGGCGGGCTTTCATTTGCTCTTATTCTTGCTTTAATTTTTGTTCCGTACGTTTATCTTGCTACAAAAGGAATGAAAAATACTGAAGACGATGAACTTTTTATGTGGAATGATGATAATCCACAAACTTAA
- a CDS encoding redox-sensing transcriptional repressor Rex: MNNENMQENTKGFSEPTIRRLPIYHHYLVKVQEQGISLISSTQIASDLNLVQVQVRKDLEVTGLEGKPKIGYEVAALIKAIESFLSWDKINSVILVGAGHLGNALLGYHGFKEYGLNIVAAFDSDFVKIGKIIHGKPVYSIDSMQDYIKEHNTQIGIITVPAKCAQELADKMINAGIKAIWNFAPIRITTTKLEIIIQHESLASSFAVLSKKINSK, encoded by the coding sequence ATGAATAATGAAAATATGCAGGAGAATACCAAAGGTTTTTCTGAACCTACAATAAGAAGATTGCCCATTTATCATCACTATTTAGTTAAGGTTCAGGAGCAAGGAATATCTTTGATTTCAAGCACGCAGATAGCTTCAGATTTAAATCTTGTTCAGGTGCAGGTCAGAAAAGATTTAGAAGTAACTGGTCTTGAAGGTAAACCGAAAATCGGTTATGAAGTTGCGGCATTGATTAAAGCTATTGAATCGTTCCTTAGCTGGGATAAAATAAATTCTGTAATTTTGGTTGGTGCCGGACATCTAGGGAATGCTCTTCTCGGTTATCATGGTTTTAAAGAGTACGGACTTAACATAGTTGCGGCTTTTGATAGCGATTTTGTTAAAATCGGCAAGATTATACATGGAAAGCCGGTTTATTCTATAGATTCTATGCAAGATTATATAAAAGAGCATAATACACAGATTGGCATAATTACTGTGCCGGCTAAGTGCGCTCAGGAACTTGCAGATAAAATGATAAATGCGGGAATAAAAGCGATATGGAATTTTGCACCGATAAGAATAACGACTACAAAATTGGAAATAATAATCCAGCATGAAAGTCTTGCTTCCTCTTTTGCCGTTTTATCGAAAAAAATAAATTCAAAATAA
- the nuoE gene encoding NADH-quinone oxidoreductase subunit NuoE, with protein MEASYSKFNRVCQIIEENNFDKSKLIPILQAVQNEYRYLPEEILAFIASSLNISPARVYGVATFFAHFTLKPKGKYIIKVCDGTACHVKKSRGLIDAVKNKLNLKDGEYTTKDMLFTLETVSCLGACGLAPVLLMNEDVYGQVTPDKIIKLIDEIIMQEDVR; from the coding sequence ATGGAAGCAAGTTACAGTAAGTTTAACAGGGTCTGTCAGATTATCGAAGAAAATAATTTTGATAAATCAAAATTGATTCCGATTCTTCAGGCAGTCCAAAACGAATACAGGTATCTGCCGGAAGAAATTCTGGCTTTTATCGCTTCGTCTTTAAATATTTCTCCTGCCAGAGTTTACGGCGTTGCGACATTCTTTGCGCATTTTACATTAAAACCCAAAGGCAAGTACATTATTAAAGTCTGCGACGGCACCGCGTGCCATGTAAAAAAGTCAAGAGGGCTTATCGATGCCGTTAAAAACAAACTCAATTTAAAAGACGGCGAATATACTACTAAAGACATGCTTTTTACTTTAGAAACGGTATCGTGTCTGGGGGCATGCGGTCTTGCTCCAGTTCTTCTTATGAACGAAGATGTTTACGGACAGGTAACCCCCGATAAAATCATCAAACTTATCGATGAAATAATTATGCAGGAGGATGTGCGGTGA
- a CDS encoding 4Fe-4S binding protein has product MIDLDKITASVEKSVAKIDKRIIICAGTGCVANGSLKIFEAFKETAKEMGINLIIELKEENDKASLLSKSGCQGFCQMGPLVNVLPVGILYNKVKVTDVKEILEKSIKSGEIVERLCYRGKGKAYKGQEDIPFYTKQHRMVLKQCGVIDPENIDEYIYDGGYRAAKKACIEMSDKEICDLISASGLRGRGGGGFPSGRKWEAARTQPKGKKYIICNGDEGDPGAFMDRSVMEGNPHSVIEGMIIASKAIGADEGYVYVRTEYALAVERMKKAVAEAAKKGALGKNIFGSGHSFTLYVMEGAGAFVCGEETALIASVEGKRGMPSPKPPFPAQSGLWGKPTIINNVETLATVPMIINYGSETFRKIGTEGSPGTKTFALTGHVLNTGLIEVPFGTTLRHIIFDVSGGVTDEKGQIEDKNFKAVQIGGPSGGCLTEAHLDLPLDFDSLRKAGAMVGSGGLVVMNKNTCMVNVAKFFMQFTQNESCGKCVLCREGTRQMLMMLEDITDGRADENTIPLLESLAKAVQVGSLCALGKTAPNPVLSTLKYFRDEYDAHIKEKRCPAGECVNLINYSISDKCIGCTACAMKCPVKAIKGERKQKHIIDIASCIKCGVCMDVCKFKAVARG; this is encoded by the coding sequence ATGATAGATCTTGATAAAATAACTGCTTCCGTAGAAAAATCCGTAGCAAAAATTGACAAAAGAATCATTATTTGCGCAGGCACAGGCTGTGTCGCAAATGGTTCTCTCAAAATTTTTGAAGCTTTCAAAGAAACGGCAAAAGAAATGGGAATCAACCTAATCATAGAACTTAAAGAGGAAAACGATAAAGCATCATTGTTGTCAAAAAGCGGCTGTCAAGGATTTTGCCAAATGGGTCCGCTGGTAAACGTTTTGCCTGTAGGAATACTTTACAATAAAGTAAAAGTCACGGACGTGAAAGAAATTTTGGAAAAAAGCATAAAAAGCGGCGAAATAGTTGAAAGGCTCTGTTACCGCGGCAAAGGGAAAGCGTACAAAGGGCAGGAAGACATTCCATTTTATACAAAACAGCACAGAATGGTTTTAAAACAATGTGGTGTCATAGATCCAGAAAACATTGATGAATATATTTATGACGGCGGGTATAGAGCCGCGAAAAAAGCCTGCATTGAAATGTCCGATAAAGAAATCTGCGATTTAATTTCGGCTTCTGGTTTAAGAGGCCGCGGGGGTGGCGGTTTTCCATCAGGCAGAAAATGGGAAGCTGCCAGAACGCAGCCTAAGGGTAAAAAATACATAATCTGTAATGGCGATGAAGGCGATCCCGGTGCGTTTATGGACAGAAGTGTTATGGAAGGAAATCCTCACAGCGTTATAGAAGGCATGATAATAGCATCGAAAGCTATCGGTGCTGACGAAGGTTATGTGTATGTAAGAACGGAATATGCTTTGGCCGTAGAAAGAATGAAGAAAGCCGTTGCAGAAGCCGCAAAAAAAGGAGCGCTCGGGAAAAATATTTTTGGTTCCGGGCATAGTTTTACGCTTTACGTTATGGAAGGTGCAGGAGCGTTTGTATGCGGAGAAGAAACTGCGCTTATAGCTTCGGTTGAAGGAAAAAGAGGCATGCCTTCCCCAAAACCTCCGTTTCCGGCGCAAAGCGGTTTGTGGGGAAAGCCTACGATTATCAATAATGTCGAAACACTTGCTACTGTTCCCATGATAATAAATTACGGATCAGAAACTTTTAGAAAAATAGGCACTGAAGGTTCTCCGGGAACAAAAACTTTTGCTTTAACCGGCCACGTTTTAAACACCGGACTTATAGAGGTTCCTTTTGGCACGACGCTAAGACATATCATATTTGATGTTTCCGGAGGAGTAACCGATGAAAAAGGTCAGATTGAAGATAAAAACTTTAAAGCCGTGCAAATCGGAGGACCTTCAGGAGGGTGTTTAACTGAAGCACATCTCGATTTGCCTCTGGATTTTGACAGTTTGAGAAAAGCCGGCGCAATGGTAGGTTCCGGCGGGCTTGTCGTAATGAATAAAAATACCTGCATGGTAAACGTGGCAAAATTTTTTATGCAGTTTACTCAAAATGAATCCTGTGGAAAATGCGTTTTATGCCGTGAAGGAACAAGGCAGATGCTTATGATGCTTGAAGACATAACCGATGGAAGAGCCGATGAAAATACGATTCCTCTTCTCGAAAGTCTGGCAAAAGCTGTTCAGGTCGGTTCACTGTGCGCTTTAGGGAAAACCGCGCCGAATCCAGTTCTATCAACATTGAAATATTTCAGAGACGAATACGATGCTCACATTAAAGAAAAAAGATGTCCCGCCGGAGAATGTGTAAATCTCATTAATTATTCCATAAGCGA